Proteins from a single region of Candidatus Limnocylindrales bacterium:
- a CDS encoding zf-TFIIB domain-containing protein, which yields MSETRYHCPQCRTPLAALKEGDFDAWQCPEGHGIGVTLTEAYGHFQDDEIHAIWTASKSAPKSTLKSPVLGSPMVAVTVVVDDDEIEGNEGPGAHLVTLDVAPDEQFLWIHVADFRGMPTDLPNPPPSAEQRARLDELGMESRASIGRDLDSRETDESRLGYRVGSWAAAKLHMTGLVNRLGASAKARMNKPSA from the coding sequence ATGAGCGAGACCAGATACCACTGTCCGCAATGCAGGACGCCGCTTGCTGCTCTCAAGGAAGGCGACTTCGACGCCTGGCAATGCCCGGAAGGTCACGGGATCGGTGTGACGCTGACCGAAGCGTACGGTCATTTTCAGGATGACGAGATTCACGCGATCTGGACTGCGAGCAAATCGGCTCCGAAATCCACGCTGAAGTCCCCGGTGCTCGGATCTCCGATGGTTGCCGTGACGGTCGTCGTCGACGACGACGAGATCGAAGGAAACGAAGGTCCCGGAGCCCATCTCGTCACGCTCGACGTGGCCCCCGACGAACAGTTTCTGTGGATCCACGTTGCCGACTTCCGCGGCATGCCGACGGATCTGCCGAATCCGCCGCCGTCGGCCGAGCAGCGCGCCCGGCTGGATGAGCTGGGCATGGAGTCACGCGCGTCGATCGGCCGCGACCTCGACAGCCGCGAAACCGACGAGAGCAGGCTCGGCTATCGCGTCGGATCATGGGCGGCGGCAAAGCTGCACATGACGGGCCTCGTCAATCGGTTGGGCGCGTCGGCGAAGGCGCGCATGAACAAGCCTTCCGCATAA
- the ald gene encoding alanine dehydrogenase, with protein sequence MRIGVPREIKDDENRVAITPSGVVALRAQGHEVAIETGAGRGSRISDEAFAKAGADVLASASDVWSCDLVLKVKEPLAAEYGFLRDDLVLFTYLHLAANEPLTRELLKSRCTAIAYETVQLDDGSLPLLVPMSEVAGRLAVQAGAASLEMYQGGKGILLPGVSGVRRGRVTILGAGVAGFNACVVAAGLGADVRVLDVHPRRLAYVCDVLRGNVTSLMSNRANIEESVAGADLVIGAVLIPGAKAPRLISRELLRRMEPGSAFVDVAVDQGGCAETTRPTTHHDPRYIEEEVVHYAVANMPGAVPQTSTYALTNVTLSYALEIAEWGWRAAAEANPALARGVSCTGGKLASRPVAEAFAMPWHDWR encoded by the coding sequence ATGCGCATCGGCGTGCCGAGAGAGATCAAGGACGATGAGAATCGCGTGGCCATCACGCCGTCCGGCGTCGTGGCGCTTCGCGCGCAGGGCCACGAGGTCGCGATCGAGACCGGCGCGGGACGCGGCAGCCGCATCAGCGATGAAGCCTTCGCGAAAGCCGGCGCCGACGTGCTCGCGAGTGCCAGCGACGTCTGGAGCTGCGATCTCGTCCTCAAGGTGAAAGAGCCGCTCGCCGCCGAATACGGCTTCCTTCGCGACGATCTCGTGCTGTTCACGTACCTGCACCTTGCGGCCAACGAGCCGCTGACGCGCGAGCTGCTGAAGAGCCGCTGCACGGCGATCGCCTACGAGACGGTCCAGCTCGACGACGGAAGCCTGCCGCTGCTGGTTCCGATGTCGGAAGTAGCCGGACGGCTTGCGGTCCAGGCCGGTGCGGCTTCGCTCGAGATGTACCAGGGAGGAAAAGGCATCCTGCTGCCGGGAGTCTCCGGCGTGCGTCGCGGTCGCGTGACGATCCTCGGTGCAGGAGTTGCCGGCTTCAATGCATGCGTCGTCGCCGCCGGCCTCGGCGCCGACGTGCGCGTGCTCGACGTCCATCCGCGCCGGCTTGCATACGTGTGCGACGTGCTGCGCGGCAACGTGACCAGCCTGATGTCGAATCGCGCCAACATCGAGGAGTCGGTGGCCGGAGCAGATCTGGTGATCGGTGCGGTGCTGATTCCGGGCGCGAAAGCACCGCGGCTGATTTCGCGCGAGCTGCTGCGCCGCATGGAGCCCGGTTCGGCGTTCGTCGATGTCGCGGTCGACCAGGGCGGGTGCGCCGAGACGACGCGGCCGACCACGCATCACGATCCGCGCTACATCGAAGAGGAGGTCGTGCACTACGCCGTCGCCAACATGCCTGGCGCGGTGCCGCAGACGTCGACGTACGCATTGACCAATGTGACGCTCAGCTATGCGCTCGAAATTGCCGAGTGGGGCTGGCGCGCCGCCGCCGAAGCCAACCCTGCGCTTGCGCGCGGCGTGAGCTGCACCGGCGGCAAGCTCGCGAGCCGGCCGGTGGCCGAAGCGTTCGCGATGCCGTGGCACGACTGGCGATGA
- a CDS encoding cation:proton antiporter, protein MILVDVVVLLGVAVAGLLIAGFVGNPLAERVFGRRIGIPPIVVYLVVGVLAGPGVLGLAKHSESTDRLAEIGVALLLFGVGIEFSLEKLRRLVGFLVIGGTVQVVASWAATSVLMWMAGLPGPAAVVAGPLVALSSTALVFRMLGGRGELDAPFGQAAAAVLLFQDLALVPMMLLLPVFAAPGESLLAATAMALLRAAIAVATIVALARFVLPRALELTARARLPELFPSVALLVALGTALAATSLGLSLPLGAFLAGLALSGTPYAHQVFAELLPLRDSFVAIFFTSIGALFDPFGLAGHWEWVALLIGAVAIKGAISGVVIGVGWGSMRSGLLAGCALAQIGEFSFVLSRQAVALGLLPSAFEQAFLGAAVLSMAATPFVYFGARRLALAAGEAARPVRKAEAHVVIIGYDVTGQAVARVLGSTSIPFVVLDMDPARVSAGTTEGLPVFFGDGSRRGALETAGIHSARAVVIAVSDALASQRITSLARQLNPRAHILVRAHGVEEIAELERLGASEVVPAEFEASIEIFVRLLQRLGVPRHVTRVQEGIIRLGNYHSLRGTAASFETMSDIERLIGGGIIETAEVMKGSEGDGKSIGELDLRGRTGAAILTVIRNETPVSNPDESLRLQSGDLLVLYGPHAAIAEAIEVFEPRHLQPR, encoded by the coding sequence ATGATACTCGTCGACGTCGTCGTGCTGCTCGGCGTTGCCGTGGCCGGGCTGCTCATTGCCGGCTTTGTCGGCAATCCACTCGCCGAGCGCGTATTCGGACGCCGCATCGGGATACCGCCGATCGTCGTCTACCTCGTCGTCGGCGTGCTCGCCGGTCCCGGCGTCCTCGGGCTCGCAAAACATTCCGAAAGCACCGATCGGCTGGCCGAGATCGGCGTGGCGCTGCTGCTGTTCGGAGTCGGAATCGAGTTCTCGCTCGAGAAGCTTCGCCGGCTTGTCGGCTTTCTCGTCATCGGAGGAACGGTTCAGGTGGTCGCGAGCTGGGCCGCCACGTCGGTCCTGATGTGGATGGCGGGGCTGCCGGGGCCGGCGGCAGTGGTTGCGGGGCCGCTGGTCGCGCTGTCGAGCACCGCGCTCGTCTTCCGGATGCTCGGCGGACGCGGTGAGCTCGATGCTCCGTTCGGCCAGGCGGCCGCCGCAGTCCTGCTGTTCCAGGATCTCGCGCTGGTTCCGATGATGCTCCTGCTGCCGGTCTTTGCGGCGCCCGGTGAGTCGCTGCTGGCCGCGACGGCGATGGCGCTTCTTCGCGCTGCGATCGCGGTTGCAACCATCGTCGCGCTCGCGAGGTTCGTGCTGCCACGCGCGCTCGAGCTGACCGCGCGGGCGCGTCTTCCGGAACTGTTCCCGTCGGTCGCGCTGCTGGTTGCGCTCGGGACGGCACTGGCCGCGACGAGCCTCGGACTGTCGCTGCCGCTCGGAGCGTTTCTTGCCGGCCTCGCGCTGTCCGGCACGCCGTACGCGCACCAGGTCTTTGCCGAGCTGCTACCGCTTCGGGATTCGTTCGTCGCCATCTTCTTCACCAGCATTGGGGCGCTGTTCGATCCGTTCGGACTCGCCGGTCACTGGGAATGGGTTGCGCTGCTGATCGGTGCGGTTGCGATCAAGGGCGCCATATCGGGCGTGGTGATCGGCGTGGGCTGGGGCTCGATGCGCTCGGGCCTGCTTGCCGGCTGCGCGCTCGCGCAGATCGGCGAGTTCTCGTTCGTGCTGTCGCGGCAGGCGGTCGCGCTCGGGCTTCTTCCGTCTGCTTTCGAACAGGCATTTCTCGGTGCGGCCGTCCTCAGCATGGCCGCGACACCATTTGTCTATTTCGGCGCGCGCCGGCTCGCGCTCGCGGCCGGCGAGGCAGCGCGGCCCGTGCGAAAAGCCGAGGCTCATGTGGTCATCATCGGATACGACGTGACCGGACAGGCCGTCGCGCGCGTGCTCGGGTCGACGTCGATCCCGTTCGTGGTGCTCGACATGGATCCGGCAAGGGTGAGTGCCGGTACGACTGAGGGACTTCCCGTATTCTTTGGCGATGGATCGAGGCGTGGTGCGTTGGAGACGGCCGGGATTCATTCGGCGCGTGCGGTCGTCATTGCCGTCAGCGATGCGCTTGCATCGCAGCGAATCACGTCGCTTGCCCGCCAGCTCAATCCGCGGGCGCACATCCTGGTGCGCGCACACGGAGTCGAAGAGATCGCCGAGCTCGAGCGTCTCGGGGCTTCCGAAGTCGTGCCGGCCGAATTCGAGGCGTCGATCGAGATTTTCGTACGGCTTCTGCAGCGGCTCGGCGTGCCGCGCCACGTTACGCGCGTGCAGGAAGGCATCATCCGGCTCGGCAACTACCATTCGCTTCGGGGCACCGCGGCAAGCTTCGAGACGATGTCCGATATCGAGCGGCTGATCGGCGGCGGCATCATCGAGACCGCCGAGGTGATGAAGGGCAGTGAAGGCGACGGGAAATCGATCGGCGAGCTCGACCTGCGCGGCCGCACCGGTGCGGCAATCCTGACGGTCATCCGCAACGAGACGCCGGTTTCGAACCCGGACGAATCGTTGCGGCTTCAGAGCGGAGACCTTCTCGTCCTGTACGGACCGCATGCCGCGATCGCCGAGGCGATCGAAGTCTTCGAGCCGCGGCACCTCCAGCCACGCTGA
- a CDS encoding DUF3293 domain-containing protein, with amino-acid sequence MSALITQTDAQPPFDPVYFETVFLVPSPPSPWPSRFAIVTAHNPDGRIAPDQANNEYERALAEHLRRERIDSFAVVGASPDLRHHEAGRGFAFADLSVAADVSARFRQRAFYVIDLGVIFLCVDGSGRGWEVGEWRERLRTAARGGM; translated from the coding sequence GTGAGCGCGCTGATCACGCAGACCGACGCCCAGCCGCCGTTCGATCCGGTCTACTTCGAAACGGTCTTTCTCGTTCCGAGCCCGCCGTCACCGTGGCCTTCGCGGTTCGCGATCGTGACGGCGCACAATCCGGACGGCCGGATCGCGCCGGATCAGGCCAACAACGAATACGAGCGCGCGCTTGCCGAGCATCTGCGGCGTGAGCGGATCGATTCGTTCGCGGTCGTCGGTGCGTCGCCCGACCTTCGGCATCACGAAGCCGGGCGCGGATTCGCGTTTGCCGATCTGTCGGTCGCCGCCGACGTCTCGGCGAGATTCCGGCAGCGGGCGTTCTACGTGATCGATCTCGGCGTGATCTTCCTGTGTGTCGATGGATCCGGTCGCGGGTGGGAAGTCGGCGAGTGGCGCGAGCGCCTGCGCACGGCAGCGCGTGGCGGGATGTAG
- a CDS encoding cytochrome P450 yields the protein MAKLHPTHYDFGAEIPPAAEVDLATLDVADPELWRRDLFWDRFERLRAEDPVHYCPDSFCGPYWSITRYDDIMAVDTNHKVFSSDVHNGGIVLYDADPQFPAGFITMDEPKHTAHRQTVQPIVGPDFLRKFEELIRVRTQTLLDTLPRGEAFDWVNTVSIELTTMMLATLFDFPFEDRRRLTRWSDVATGEHNEAICPGGREQWEREMLECLEVFTGLWNERINSPERRGDLVSMMAHHDNTRNMTPSEYFGNLILLIVGGNDTTRNSMTGGLYALSKNPDQYDKLRRDRSVIPNMVSEIIRWQTPLAHMRRTAIADCEVAGKTIRKGDRVAMWYVSGNRDDAIFENPNAFLVDRKNARQHMAFGFGIHRCVGNRLADLQLRILWEEIMQRFDRIEVLEEPERVPNPFVKGYSRMMVEIPAA from the coding sequence ATGGCGAAGCTTCATCCGACTCACTACGACTTTGGAGCGGAGATTCCGCCGGCGGCCGAAGTCGATCTTGCGACGCTCGACGTCGCCGATCCCGAGCTCTGGCGGCGCGACCTGTTCTGGGACCGTTTCGAGCGGCTTCGCGCCGAGGATCCCGTCCACTACTGCCCCGACAGCTTCTGCGGACCGTACTGGTCGATCACCCGCTACGACGACATCATGGCCGTCGACACCAACCACAAGGTGTTTTCGTCGGACGTCCACAACGGCGGCATCGTCCTTTACGATGCCGATCCGCAGTTTCCGGCCGGATTCATCACGATGGACGAGCCGAAACACACCGCGCATCGACAGACCGTGCAGCCGATCGTCGGACCGGATTTCCTGCGCAAGTTCGAAGAGCTGATCCGCGTACGAACCCAGACCCTTCTCGACACCCTTCCGCGCGGCGAGGCGTTCGACTGGGTCAACACCGTGTCGATCGAGTTGACCACGATGATGCTCGCGACCCTGTTCGATTTTCCGTTCGAGGATCGCCGGCGCCTCACGCGCTGGTCCGACGTCGCGACCGGCGAGCACAACGAGGCGATCTGTCCCGGCGGACGCGAGCAGTGGGAGCGCGAGATGCTCGAATGCCTCGAGGTCTTCACGGGCCTGTGGAACGAGCGCATCAATTCTCCCGAGCGCCGCGGTGACCTCGTCTCGATGATGGCCCACCACGACAACACGCGGAACATGACGCCGAGTGAGTACTTCGGGAACCTTATCCTGTTGATCGTCGGCGGCAACGACACCACGCGCAACTCGATGACCGGTGGCCTCTACGCGCTCAGCAAGAACCCGGACCAGTACGACAAGCTGCGCCGCGATCGCAGCGTCATTCCCAACATGGTCTCCGAGATCATCCGCTGGCAGACGCCGCTCGCGCACATGCGGCGCACGGCGATTGCCGACTGCGAAGTTGCCGGCAAGACGATCCGCAAGGGTGACCGCGTGGCGATGTGGTACGTTTCCGGCAATCGCGACGACGCCATCTTCGAGAATCCGAACGCGTTTCTCGTCGACCGCAAGAACGCGCGCCAGCACATGGCGTTCGGCTTCGGCATCCACCGCTGCGTCGGCAACCGCCTGGCCGATCTTCAACTTCGCATCCTCTGGGAGGAGATCATGCAGCGCTTCGATCGTATCGAAGTGCTCGAAGAGCCGGAGCGGGTACCGAACCCTTTCGTCAAGGGATACAGCCGCATGATGGTCGAGATTCCCGCGGCGTAA
- a CDS encoding FAD-dependent oxidoreductase produces the protein MTRIVIVGAGQAGAQVAFSLRQWGHDGTIALVGDEPAPPYERPPLSKEFLKGELDEAGLYFKTAAWYGDNGVELKTGVAADAIDCAQRVVSLSDGSEVGYDNLVLSTGSRPRALPVAGVSLAGVFELRTMADARRIGEALVPGARALVVGAGYIGLEVAAVARLRGLDVTVLEAMPRVLARVAGPVISEFFESEHRSRGVDIRCGARLAALEGRERLEGARLADGMQIAADIAVVGVGIQPCDELARACGIECDNGIVVDRDARTSDPRVFAAGDCARRPLVHYERAGRLESVHNAIEQGKLAAAAILGRPRPAEDVPWFWSDQYDLKLQIAGLSEGHDHIVVRGNPADRRFAAFYLKDGRLIATDAVNSPMEFMASKQLIARGARPDPALLGDTDVSMKQIVAAHAV, from the coding sequence ATGACCCGTATCGTCATCGTCGGCGCCGGTCAGGCCGGTGCGCAGGTCGCATTCTCGCTTCGTCAGTGGGGGCACGACGGCACGATCGCGCTCGTAGGCGACGAGCCCGCTCCGCCGTACGAGAGGCCGCCGCTCTCGAAGGAATTCCTGAAAGGCGAGCTCGACGAGGCCGGCCTCTATTTCAAGACCGCCGCGTGGTACGGCGACAACGGTGTCGAGCTGAAGACAGGTGTCGCTGCCGATGCGATCGATTGCGCGCAGCGAGTCGTTTCGCTGTCCGACGGCAGTGAGGTCGGGTACGACAATCTGGTGCTCTCAACCGGATCGCGCCCACGCGCGCTTCCGGTCGCCGGCGTGTCGCTCGCCGGCGTCTTCGAGCTGCGCACGATGGCCGACGCGCGCCGCATCGGTGAAGCTCTCGTGCCGGGTGCGCGCGCGCTCGTGGTCGGCGCCGGCTACATCGGTCTGGAAGTCGCAGCGGTCGCGAGGCTGCGCGGGCTCGACGTGACGGTGCTCGAAGCAATGCCGCGCGTGCTCGCGCGCGTCGCCGGCCCGGTCATCTCCGAATTCTTCGAGAGCGAGCATCGCTCGCGCGGCGTCGACATCCGCTGCGGCGCCAGGCTCGCGGCGCTGGAAGGGCGCGAACGGCTCGAGGGAGCGCGACTCGCCGACGGCATGCAGATCGCCGCCGATATCGCCGTCGTCGGCGTCGGCATCCAGCCGTGCGACGAGCTTGCGCGCGCGTGCGGGATCGAATGCGACAACGGCATCGTCGTCGATCGCGATGCGCGCACGAGCGATCCTCGCGTATTCGCCGCCGGCGATTGCGCACGGCGTCCGCTCGTCCACTACGAGCGCGCCGGCCGCCTGGAGAGCGTCCACAACGCCATCGAGCAGGGAAAGCTCGCAGCCGCAGCCATTCTCGGCCGCCCGCGACCGGCCGAAGACGTACCGTGGTTCTGGTCGGACCAGTACGACCTCAAGCTGCAGATTGCGGGGTTGAGCGAAGGTCACGACCACATCGTCGTTCGCGGCAACCCCGCCGATCGCAGGTTCGCCGCGTTCTATCTGAAGGACGGCCGGCTGATAGCGACCGATGCGGTAAACAGCCCGATGGAATTCATGGCATCGAAGCAGCTCATCGCACGCGGCGCCCGGCCGGATCCGGCTTTGCTTGGCGATACCGACGTGTCGATGAAACAGATCGTAGCCGCCCATGCAGTCTAG
- a CDS encoding methyltransferase, whose amino-acid sequence MKSAEPSASGAPLRTEHAFAFKGWTKPGPVPPGAIGRGPEPATGETLDAISGHFRIFQLTDGHRFSTDDVLTAWYGTTWCASARTVLDLGSGIGSVGMIAAWRLPGARFVTIEAQAQSVRLAHKSAEWNGLADRYEIRCGDFREAGVVRDDERFDLVLASPPYFPPAAGIHGGHPQKVACRFEMLGDISDYCAAAARSLEGGGTFACVFPVSPVEQHERIRRAAREAGLAIVRWRPVELKEGEPPLLGLFAMSRAADLPEAMRSRTWTEPSLVIRCRDGSVHPEYAAVKLAFGFPP is encoded by the coding sequence ATGAAATCCGCCGAACCTTCAGCATCCGGCGCGCCGCTTCGCACCGAGCACGCCTTCGCGTTCAAAGGATGGACCAAGCCCGGGCCGGTTCCGCCCGGCGCAATCGGCCGCGGCCCCGAGCCGGCGACCGGCGAAACGCTCGATGCGATCAGCGGGCACTTCCGGATCTTTCAGCTCACCGACGGCCACCGCTTCTCGACCGACGATGTTCTTACCGCCTGGTACGGCACGACCTGGTGTGCGAGCGCGCGCACCGTGCTGGATCTCGGCAGCGGCATTGGCTCGGTCGGAATGATCGCCGCATGGCGACTGCCCGGCGCGCGCTTCGTTACGATCGAGGCGCAGGCGCAGAGCGTGCGTCTCGCGCACAAATCGGCCGAGTGGAACGGACTGGCAGATCGCTACGAGATCCGCTGCGGAGATTTTCGCGAAGCCGGCGTCGTGCGCGACGATGAACGTTTCGACCTCGTGCTCGCGAGCCCCCCGTATTTCCCGCCGGCAGCAGGCATCCACGGAGGCCATCCGCAGAAGGTCGCGTGCCGCTTCGAAATGCTCGGCGACATCTCGGACTACTGTGCTGCGGCTGCGCGATCCCTCGAAGGCGGTGGAACCTTTGCGTGCGTCTTTCCGGTGTCGCCGGTCGAGCAGCACGAACGGATCCGGCGCGCTGCACGCGAGGCCGGCCTTGCGATCGTGCGATGGCGGCCCGTCGAGCTGAAGGAAGGCGAGCCGCCGCTGCTCGGCCTGTTCGCGATGTCGCGCGCAGCCGATCTGCCCGAAGCAATGCGAAGCCGCACGTGGACGGAGCCGTCGCTGGTGATCCGCTGCCGCGACGGCAGCGTGCACCCCGAATATGCCGCGGTGAAGCTCGCGTTCGGTTTTCCGCCGTAA
- a CDS encoding radical SAM protein — MTAESAFRPRPEQRQKTIVFCEPPYVFWDRSMDGLRKGEETIPGMGVLILAAVARERGYRVHLIDAKEQGRPLEEVSLEIARLRPDYLGLSATTISVTNAARIASRVKDLVPGVVTIVGGAHVSAIPERTLEAFPDIDYGIIGEGEHSLFELLDQLEAGGSTDKVSGLAYRRDGNIVANPRAPYIDDLDELPPPAWDLLEDFPHRFQPTLFSYPKSPVASLITSRGCPFSCSFCDRSTSGRKGRLHSIEYVVELCRHLESVGVRHILFVDDLFTVRRDRVVQLCNSFLENNFQFTWSCTSHPNLLDLETMQLMKRAGCWQIAYGIESGSPRILNVVKHEVKIPRMRETLRLTRQAGIRAKGYVMLGHPTEGLDSLSETLEFLRTVELDMCQITKFTPYPGTPAYPTIHSHGTFEEKWEEMNAMNFVFVPNGLTREILETYFDQCYRTFYSRHDVLRGLAMLMLREPRFLGRLASNAALYLRNKSGAARNFFRRDVPAELKQSA, encoded by the coding sequence GTGACTGCCGAATCCGCCTTTCGTCCCCGCCCCGAGCAGCGCCAGAAGACCATCGTCTTCTGCGAGCCGCCGTACGTGTTCTGGGACCGCAGCATGGACGGCCTTCGCAAAGGCGAAGAGACGATTCCCGGAATGGGCGTGCTGATCCTGGCCGCCGTTGCGCGCGAGCGCGGCTACCGGGTCCACCTGATCGATGCGAAGGAACAGGGACGTCCTCTCGAGGAAGTCAGTCTCGAGATCGCCAGACTCCGTCCCGATTATCTGGGGCTTTCCGCGACGACGATCTCGGTCACGAACGCCGCGAGGATCGCTTCGCGCGTAAAGGATCTGGTGCCCGGCGTCGTGACGATCGTCGGCGGCGCGCACGTCAGCGCAATTCCGGAGCGCACGCTCGAGGCTTTCCCGGACATCGACTACGGCATCATCGGCGAAGGCGAGCATTCGCTGTTCGAGCTTCTCGACCAGCTCGAAGCCGGGGGTTCGACCGACAAGGTGTCGGGCCTTGCCTACAGGCGCGATGGAAACATCGTCGCCAATCCGCGCGCGCCGTACATCGACGATCTCGACGAGCTTCCGCCGCCGGCATGGGACCTGCTCGAGGATTTTCCTCACCGCTTCCAGCCCACTCTGTTCAGCTATCCGAAGTCGCCGGTCGCCTCGCTGATCACATCGCGCGGATGCCCGTTTTCGTGCAGCTTCTGCGACCGCTCGACGTCCGGGCGCAAAGGGCGTCTCCACAGCATCGAGTATGTGGTCGAGCTCTGCCGGCATCTCGAAAGCGTCGGCGTCCGGCACATCCTTTTCGTCGACGACCTGTTCACGGTGCGTCGCGATCGCGTGGTTCAGCTGTGCAACTCGTTCCTCGAAAACAATTTCCAGTTCACGTGGAGCTGCACGAGCCATCCGAACCTGCTCGACCTCGAGACCATGCAGCTCATGAAGCGCGCCGGCTGCTGGCAGATCGCCTACGGCATCGAGTCGGGCTCACCGCGCATCCTCAACGTCGTCAAGCATGAGGTGAAGATCCCGCGCATGCGCGAGACGCTTCGTCTGACGCGACAGGCCGGCATTCGGGCAAAGGGTTATGTGATGCTCGGCCATCCGACCGAAGGCCTCGACAGCCTTTCCGAGACGCTCGAGTTCCTGCGTACGGTCGAGCTCGACATGTGCCAGATCACGAAGTTCACGCCGTATCCGGGCACTCCGGCGTACCCGACGATTCATTCGCACGGAACGTTCGAAGAGAAATGGGAAGAGATGAACGCGATGAACTTCGTGTTCGTGCCGAACGGACTCACGCGCGAAATCCTCGAGACGTACTTCGACCAGTGCTACCGCACGTTCTACTCGCGGCACGACGTGCTGCGCGGGCTTGCCATGCTGATGCTCCGCGAGCCGCGCTTTCTCGGCCGGCTTGCGTCGAATGCCGCTCTCTACCTGCGCAACAAGTCGGGCGCCGCCAGGAACTTCTTCCGGCGCGACGTACCGGCCGAGCTCAAGCAGAGCGCCTGA
- a CDS encoding CAP domain-containing protein, producing MHRGVSKDAHASADAGAQPSTDAVSAVHELDVVETAGAAADETTQSTRRHQPAVAHARAHAPATVWFSINEATTTEHSIDETADADSAADAAAEHAAADATKAASKTQPQAGSSPRKRAAAVELTAVSIAPPPVVRSRSTERETAAVSIAPPPVIRSRSTQRDAAAATDAPAPASEKPGVFSRLFGALTAGRQGSRSKSENDIVPLPEPSRDEALLLELINTERTSRGISPVRWDGMLAQIARLHAADMSSIHKMSHHSSRDGANFEARLSRSAYSAKGAAENVAYNSDVMRAHRALMASPGHRRNILDPSLTVVGPGVMSEPSGEWVYVAEDFATPMPQVTDDQAAARIAKLLEGARSRSRSTPLVEDRAMSKQLNRQLEKMIASGAVRGTASGSVGWTLAFTSMDLSSPPPGALEHVSEASSYGLAVTFRKTKQYPLGTYWAILFLGGEEASRTTASAAPAGATTADSTW from the coding sequence TTGCATCGCGGTGTTTCGAAAGATGCGCACGCATCGGCAGACGCCGGCGCGCAACCATCCACCGACGCCGTCTCCGCCGTGCACGAGCTCGACGTCGTCGAGACAGCCGGAGCTGCAGCCGACGAAACCACGCAGTCCACACGGCGACATCAACCGGCCGTCGCGCATGCAAGGGCCCACGCGCCCGCGACCGTATGGTTCTCGATCAACGAAGCGACCACGACCGAGCACTCGATCGACGAGACGGCCGACGCCGACTCCGCTGCAGACGCAGCCGCAGAGCATGCTGCGGCCGACGCGACGAAAGCCGCGTCGAAGACGCAGCCGCAAGCGGGTTCGTCCCCGCGCAAACGCGCCGCGGCCGTCGAGCTGACCGCGGTGAGCATTGCGCCGCCACCGGTCGTCCGCAGCCGCAGCACCGAGCGCGAGACGGCGGCTGTGAGCATCGCGCCGCCACCTGTCATTCGCAGCCGAAGCACGCAGAGAGATGCGGCCGCCGCTACCGATGCGCCCGCGCCGGCCAGCGAAAAGCCTGGAGTGTTCTCGCGACTGTTCGGCGCGCTGACGGCGGGCCGTCAAGGCTCGCGCAGCAAGTCGGAGAACGACATCGTGCCGCTGCCCGAGCCGAGCCGCGACGAAGCGCTGCTGCTCGAGCTCATCAACACCGAGCGCACGTCGCGCGGCATCTCGCCGGTTCGCTGGGATGGAATGCTCGCGCAGATTGCCCGTCTTCACGCGGCCGACATGAGCTCGATCCACAAGATGTCGCATCATTCGTCGAGAGACGGCGCGAATTTCGAAGCAAGACTGTCGCGCAGCGCCTACAGCGCCAAAGGCGCAGCCGAGAACGTTGCCTACAACAGCGACGTGATGAGGGCGCATCGCGCGCTGATGGCTTCTCCCGGCCATCGCCGCAACATCCTCGACCCGTCGCTGACCGTCGTCGGCCCGGGCGTCATGTCGGAGCCAAGCGGCGAATGGGTCTATGTTGCGGAAGACTTCGCGACGCCGATGCCGCAGGTTACCGACGACCAGGCGGCCGCCAGGATCGCCAAGCTTCTCGAGGGCGCGCGGTCACGCTCGCGCAGCACTCCGCTCGTCGAAGACCGTGCGATGTCGAAGCAGCTCAACCGCCAGCTCGAAAAAATGATCGCGTCGGGTGCGGTGCGCGGTACGGCCTCAGGCAGCGTCGGCTGGACGCTGGCCTTCACGTCGATGGATCTTTCCTCGCCTCCGCCCGGCGCGCTCGAGCATGTGTCGGAGGCCAGCAGCTACGGGCTCGCCGTCACGTTCCGCAAGACGAAACAGTATCCGCTGGGAACGTACTGGGCGATCCTGTTTCTCGGCGGCGAAGAGGCGAGCCGGACAACCGCGAGCGCCGCACCGGCCGGCGCGACAACCGCCGATTCGACCTGGTAG